A genomic region of Caenorhabditis elegans chromosome V contains the following coding sequences:
- the rde-12 gene encoding DEAD-box ATP-dependent RNA helicase rde-12 (Confirmed by transcript evidence): MSSFGNNAGGGGREYHDDRSNRDHRHGNGGSDAGQRRREDHNSSYQSYRRPDGRQDSYGGGHQGNHGNSYGRHSRDNHGGSRYGERDDRGNNGRSADNRYSQSNYNYDSNRGGQHYQRDNHGSKDDRGPMNQYNDHGSNHNSNSRNDQYRQGSYQGDGHSGYRRDDDRRRNDNDQARPYQSNRDSDRNSPRDHHNYNSQSSPRSHQGGQDRYSAPKEDNQRRYDNHQGGHDSYRGQNSGGYSGNNSGEYRNDYRSQQDSRDHRSGGNNSSSGFKNDGGFGGNDNRGFGNNGGGSFGNPNNSYRGNSNNIGGFHRSDGSNSEGVNAPVRAPRDWVPVTRDIDELVRETADRLADCDVGQDRAVEIRNAEKDVRLTSWTNSGLHPTILETLKRIKYNNVRTIQGAMIPQVLDGHDVLGQAETSAGKTAAFGLPIIDKILRMDEETRNKARQDDGPLALILAPTRELAAQIHEALRTYCQNTDIIVLLSYGQSDRARSLNEIRNGCDILIGTCGRIMDFTVKSHISLLHLRFLVFDEADRLLQDMKKDPLGHLGAIIKDAGFMESAATRQTIMTSATFNASVMTVANELMKRLPGQDEMIKIVLANGRLSKRVNLEFFECKGLAEKNAKLREILKQNVNGKTLKTIIFVQKKDQCDACAAKLTSGGMLAQTLHGDRSQDMREKLINDFKSNRVNLLVTTDLLSRGIDVSDLDRVINFDLPDGDPDQGADTFIHRAGRTGRTGRKENGLCVSFVDPQSDRDSLLAPKLVELIISQNLPDLKVPDFLDAMAKSSRGKSGTSGFGQRGGYGGRGGGFGGTGRGRGGGVFGGGGRGGDFGGSGNFGGSGGGGSFGGSGGGGGFGGVKPSGFGGSRNNAEPTSSGGGFGAPKAPTGFPSDNNDASEDAPAAGGFGFSTKAAQDAKKAEESATLGSSTFGTANNADEEPTETGADGNDDDEW; encoded by the exons atgTCGAGCTTTGGCAACAATGCCGGCGGAGGAGGTCGTGAATATCACGACGATCGTTCAAACCGTGATCATCGGCACGGAAATGGTGGATCGGATGCAGGACAAAGGCGCCGTGAAGATCATAACTCGAGTTATCAATCTTATCGTCGTCCAGATGGGAGACAGGATTCATACGGAGGTGGGCATCAAGGAAATCACGGAAACAGCTACGGAAGAC ATTCTCGCGATAACCACGGTGGAAGCCGCTATGGGGAACGGGATGATCGTGGCAACAACGGACGAAGTGCGGATAATCGCTACTCTCAAAGCAATTATAACTACGACAGCAACCGTGGTGGCCAACATTATCAGCGAGACAATCACGGATCAAAAGATGATCGTGGACCAATGAACCAATACAACGATCATGGTTCTAATCATAATTCCAATAGCAGAAACGACCAGTATCGTCAGGGATCTTACCAAGGCGATGGTCACTCCGGCTATCGCAGAGACGATGATCGTCGTCGTAACGACAATGACCAGGCTAGACCATATCAATCGAATAGAGATTCTGACAGAA actcacCACGCGACCACCACAACTACAACAGCCAAAGTTCTCCGCGAAGCCATCAGGGTGGACAAGATCGCTACAGTGCTCCAAAAGAAGACAATCAGCGACGCTACGACAACCACCAGGGAGGCCACGATTCCTACCGTGGTCAGAATTCTGGTGGCTACAGTGGAAATAACAGCGGAGAATACAGAAACGACTACCGCTCTCAACAAGATTCCCGCGATCATCGTTCTGGAGGCAATAACAGTTCCAGTGGTTTCAAAAACGATGGTGGATTTGGGGGCAATGACAATCGTGGATTCGGAAACAATGGCGGTGGCAGTTTTGGAAACCCGAACAACTCTTATCGAGGAAATTCCAATAATATCGGCGGATTCCACCGTAGCGATGGTAGTAATTCTGAAGGTGTCAATGCACCGGTAAGAGCCCCACGTGACTGGGTTCCAGTAACACGAGATATCGATGAGTTGGTTCGAGAAACTGCGGACCGTCTAGCAGATTGTGATGTAGGCCAAGATCGTGCTGTTGAGATTCGCAATGCCGAAAAAGATGTCCGTCTCACGTCATGGACGAATTCTGGTCTTCACCCAACAATACTCGAGACGCTGAAGCgtataaaatataataatgtTCGAACAATCCAAGGAGCAATGATTCCACAAGTTCTCGATGGCCACGACGTGTTGGGACAGGCGGAAACCAGCGCTGGAAAGACAGCGGCGTTCGGATTACCGattattgataaaattttgagaatggaTGAGGAGACTCGCAACAAGGCTCGTCAAGACGATGGACCACTTGCCCTCATTCTTGCTCCAACCCGTGAATTGGCAGCCCAAATTCACGAAGCTCTCCGTACATATTGCCAAAATACGGATATCATTGTTCTCTTATCATACGGACAGTCGGATCGTGCTCGATCGCTCAATGAAATCAGGAATGGATGTGATATTCTTATTGGAACCTGTGGCCGCATTATGGATTTCACCGTAAAAAGTCACATCAGTCTGTTGCATCTGAGGTTCCTCGTCTTCGATGAGGCAGATCGTCTTTTACAAGATATGAAAAAGGATCCATTGGGACATCTTGGAGCAATTATCAAAGACGCTGGCTTCATGGAGTCTGCTGCTACTCGACAAACTATCATGACATCAGCAACTTTTAACGCGAGTGTCATGACTGTCGCAAATGAACTGATGAAACGATTGCCTGGTCAAGATGAGATGATTAAAATCGTTCTAGCTAATGGACGCTTGAGCAAACGCGTTAACCTGGAGTTCTTCGAATGTAAGGGTCTTGCAGAGAAGAACGCGAAGCTCAGGGAGATTCTTAAACAGAACG ttaacgGTAAAACTCTCAAGacgataatttttgttcaaaagaaGGATCAATGCGATGCGTGTGCCGCAAAACTGACATCCGGAGGAATGCTAGCTCAAACTTTGCACGG TGATCGATCCCAAGACATGCGTGAAAAGTTGATCAATGACTTCAAAAGCAACCGAGTAAACTTGCTCGTCACCACTGATCTTTTATCGCGAGGAATTGATGTGTCAGATTTGGATCGAGTTATCAACTTTGACCTTCCTGACGGAGACCCTGATCAGGGAGCTGACACGTTCATTCATCGCGCTGGAAGAACTGGTAGAACTGGAAGAAAGGAAAATGGTCTCTGCGTTTCGTTTGTAGATCCTCAGTCTGATCGAGATAGTTTATTGGCACCGAAACTCGTCGAGCTTATTATATCGCAGAATCTCCCGGATCTCAAAGTTCCAGATTTCTTGGACGCGATGGCAAAATCCA GCCGTGGAAAGAGTGGAACTAGCGGTTTTGGTCAGCGAGGTGGATACGGAGGAAGAGGTGGAGGCTTCGGTGGCACTGGTAGAGGAAGAGGTGGTGGTGTCTTCGGTGGCGGAGGAAGAGGCGGAGACTTCGGAggttccggcaattttggtGGATCCGGCGGTGGTGGCAGTTTTGGAGGATCTGGTGGAGGCGGCGGCTTCGGAGGCGTAAAACCCAGCGGATTTGGCGGATCTAGAAACAATGCCGAGCCTACATCATCCGGGGGaggttttggtgctccaaaagcACCAACTGGATTCCCATCAGACAACAATGATGCATCTGAAGATGCACCAGCCGCCGGCGGTTTTGGCTTTTCTACGAAAGCTGCCCAAGATGCGAAAAAAGCTGAAGAGAGTGCCACTCTGGGAAGTTCAACATTTGGAACAGCTAATAATGCCGACGAGGAACCAACTGAAACCGGAG CCGATGGCAACGACGACGACGAGTGGTAA
- the rde-12 gene encoding DEAD-box ATP-dependent RNA helicase rde-12 (Confirmed by transcript evidence) produces the protein MSSFGNNAGGGGREYHDDRSNRDHRHGNGGSDAGQRRREDHNSSYQSYRRPDGRQDSYGGGHQGNHGNSYGRREDDRSHSRDNHGGSRYGERDDRGNNGRSADNRYSQSNYNYDSNRGGQHYQRDNHGSKDDRGPMNQYNDHGSNHNSNSRNDQYRQGSYQGDGHSGYRRDDDRRRNDNDQARPYQSNRDSDRNSPRDHHNYNSQSSPRSHQGGQDRYSAPKEDNQRRYDNHQGGHDSYRGQNSGGYSGNNSGEYRNDYRSQQDSRDHRSGGNNSSSGFKNDGGFGGNDNRGFGNNGGGSFGNPNNSYRGNSNNIGGFHRSDGSNSEGVNAPVRAPRDWVPVTRDIDELVRETADRLADCDVGQDRAVEIRNAEKDVRLTSWTNSGLHPTILETLKRIKYNNVRTIQGAMIPQVLDGHDVLGQAETSAGKTAAFGLPIIDKILRMDEETRNKARQDDGPLALILAPTRELAAQIHEALRTYCQNTDIIVLLSYGQSDRARSLNEIRNGCDILIGTCGRIMDFTVKSHISLLHLRFLVFDEADRLLQDMKKDPLGHLGAIIKDAGFMESAATRQTIMTSATFNASVMTVANELMKRLPGQDEMIKIVLANGRLSKRVNLEFFECKGLAEKNAKLREILKQNVNGKTLKTIIFVQKKDQCDACAAKLTSGGMLAQTLHGDRSQDMREKLINDFKSNRVNLLVTTDLLSRGIDVSDLDRVINFDLPDGDPDQGADTFIHRAGRTGRTGRKENGLCVSFVDPQSDRDSLLAPKLVELIISQNLPDLKVPDFLDAMAKSSRGKSGTSGFGQRGGYGGRGGGFGGTGRGRGGGVFGGGGRGGDFGGSGNFGGSGGGGSFGGSGGGGGFGGVKPSGFGGSRNNAEPTSSGGGFGAPKAPTGFPSDNNDASEDAPAAGGFGFSTKAAQDAKKAEESATLGSSTFGTANNADEEPTETGADGNDDDEW, from the exons atgTCGAGCTTTGGCAACAATGCCGGCGGAGGAGGTCGTGAATATCACGACGATCGTTCAAACCGTGATCATCGGCACGGAAATGGTGGATCGGATGCAGGACAAAGGCGCCGTGAAGATCATAACTCGAGTTATCAATCTTATCGTCGTCCAGATGGGAGACAGGATTCATACGGAGGTGGGCATCAAGGAAATCACGGAAACAGCTACGGAAGACGTGAGGATGATCGTTCTC ATTCTCGCGATAACCACGGTGGAAGCCGCTATGGGGAACGGGATGATCGTGGCAACAACGGACGAAGTGCGGATAATCGCTACTCTCAAAGCAATTATAACTACGACAGCAACCGTGGTGGCCAACATTATCAGCGAGACAATCACGGATCAAAAGATGATCGTGGACCAATGAACCAATACAACGATCATGGTTCTAATCATAATTCCAATAGCAGAAACGACCAGTATCGTCAGGGATCTTACCAAGGCGATGGTCACTCCGGCTATCGCAGAGACGATGATCGTCGTCGTAACGACAATGACCAGGCTAGACCATATCAATCGAATAGAGATTCTGACAGAA actcacCACGCGACCACCACAACTACAACAGCCAAAGTTCTCCGCGAAGCCATCAGGGTGGACAAGATCGCTACAGTGCTCCAAAAGAAGACAATCAGCGACGCTACGACAACCACCAGGGAGGCCACGATTCCTACCGTGGTCAGAATTCTGGTGGCTACAGTGGAAATAACAGCGGAGAATACAGAAACGACTACCGCTCTCAACAAGATTCCCGCGATCATCGTTCTGGAGGCAATAACAGTTCCAGTGGTTTCAAAAACGATGGTGGATTTGGGGGCAATGACAATCGTGGATTCGGAAACAATGGCGGTGGCAGTTTTGGAAACCCGAACAACTCTTATCGAGGAAATTCCAATAATATCGGCGGATTCCACCGTAGCGATGGTAGTAATTCTGAAGGTGTCAATGCACCGGTAAGAGCCCCACGTGACTGGGTTCCAGTAACACGAGATATCGATGAGTTGGTTCGAGAAACTGCGGACCGTCTAGCAGATTGTGATGTAGGCCAAGATCGTGCTGTTGAGATTCGCAATGCCGAAAAAGATGTCCGTCTCACGTCATGGACGAATTCTGGTCTTCACCCAACAATACTCGAGACGCTGAAGCgtataaaatataataatgtTCGAACAATCCAAGGAGCAATGATTCCACAAGTTCTCGATGGCCACGACGTGTTGGGACAGGCGGAAACCAGCGCTGGAAAGACAGCGGCGTTCGGATTACCGattattgataaaattttgagaatggaTGAGGAGACTCGCAACAAGGCTCGTCAAGACGATGGACCACTTGCCCTCATTCTTGCTCCAACCCGTGAATTGGCAGCCCAAATTCACGAAGCTCTCCGTACATATTGCCAAAATACGGATATCATTGTTCTCTTATCATACGGACAGTCGGATCGTGCTCGATCGCTCAATGAAATCAGGAATGGATGTGATATTCTTATTGGAACCTGTGGCCGCATTATGGATTTCACCGTAAAAAGTCACATCAGTCTGTTGCATCTGAGGTTCCTCGTCTTCGATGAGGCAGATCGTCTTTTACAAGATATGAAAAAGGATCCATTGGGACATCTTGGAGCAATTATCAAAGACGCTGGCTTCATGGAGTCTGCTGCTACTCGACAAACTATCATGACATCAGCAACTTTTAACGCGAGTGTCATGACTGTCGCAAATGAACTGATGAAACGATTGCCTGGTCAAGATGAGATGATTAAAATCGTTCTAGCTAATGGACGCTTGAGCAAACGCGTTAACCTGGAGTTCTTCGAATGTAAGGGTCTTGCAGAGAAGAACGCGAAGCTCAGGGAGATTCTTAAACAGAACG ttaacgGTAAAACTCTCAAGacgataatttttgttcaaaagaaGGATCAATGCGATGCGTGTGCCGCAAAACTGACATCCGGAGGAATGCTAGCTCAAACTTTGCACGG TGATCGATCCCAAGACATGCGTGAAAAGTTGATCAATGACTTCAAAAGCAACCGAGTAAACTTGCTCGTCACCACTGATCTTTTATCGCGAGGAATTGATGTGTCAGATTTGGATCGAGTTATCAACTTTGACCTTCCTGACGGAGACCCTGATCAGGGAGCTGACACGTTCATTCATCGCGCTGGAAGAACTGGTAGAACTGGAAGAAAGGAAAATGGTCTCTGCGTTTCGTTTGTAGATCCTCAGTCTGATCGAGATAGTTTATTGGCACCGAAACTCGTCGAGCTTATTATATCGCAGAATCTCCCGGATCTCAAAGTTCCAGATTTCTTGGACGCGATGGCAAAATCCA GCCGTGGAAAGAGTGGAACTAGCGGTTTTGGTCAGCGAGGTGGATACGGAGGAAGAGGTGGAGGCTTCGGTGGCACTGGTAGAGGAAGAGGTGGTGGTGTCTTCGGTGGCGGAGGAAGAGGCGGAGACTTCGGAggttccggcaattttggtGGATCCGGCGGTGGTGGCAGTTTTGGAGGATCTGGTGGAGGCGGCGGCTTCGGAGGCGTAAAACCCAGCGGATTTGGCGGATCTAGAAACAATGCCGAGCCTACATCATCCGGGGGaggttttggtgctccaaaagcACCAACTGGATTCCCATCAGACAACAATGATGCATCTGAAGATGCACCAGCCGCCGGCGGTTTTGGCTTTTCTACGAAAGCTGCCCAAGATGCGAAAAAAGCTGAAGAGAGTGCCACTCTGGGAAGTTCAACATTTGGAACAGCTAATAATGCCGACGAGGAACCAACTGAAACCGGAG CCGATGGCAACGACGACGACGAGTGGTAA
- the rde-12 gene encoding DEAD-box ATP-dependent RNA helicase rde-12 (Confirmed by transcript evidence) translates to MSSFGNNAGGGGREYHDDRSNRDHRHGNGGSDAGQRRREDHNSSYQSYRRPDGRQDSYGDSRDNHGGSRYGERDDRGNNGRSADNRYSQSNYNYDSNRGGQHYQRDNHGSKDDRGPMNQYNDHGSNHNSNSRNDQYRQGSYQGDGHSGYRRDDDRRRNDNDQARPYQSNRDSDRNSPRDHHNYNSQSSPRSHQGGQDRYSAPKEDNQRRYDNHQGGHDSYRGQNSGGYSGNNSGEYRNDYRSQQDSRDHRSGGNNSSSGFKNDGGFGGNDNRGFGNNGGGSFGNPNNSYRGNSNNIGGFHRSDGSNSEGVNAPVRAPRDWVPVTRDIDELVRETADRLADCDVGQDRAVEIRNAEKDVRLTSWTNSGLHPTILETLKRIKYNNVRTIQGAMIPQVLDGHDVLGQAETSAGKTAAFGLPIIDKILRMDEETRNKARQDDGPLALILAPTRELAAQIHEALRTYCQNTDIIVLLSYGQSDRARSLNEIRNGCDILIGTCGRIMDFTVKSHISLLHLRFLVFDEADRLLQDMKKDPLGHLGAIIKDAGFMESAATRQTIMTSATFNASVMTVANELMKRLPGQDEMIKIVLANGRLSKRVNLEFFECKGLAEKNAKLREILKQNVNGKTLKTIIFVQKKDQCDACAAKLTSGGMLAQTLHGDRSQDMREKLINDFKSNRVNLLVTTDLLSRGIDVSDLDRVINFDLPDGDPDQGADTFIHRAGRTGRTGRKENGLCVSFVDPQSDRDSLLAPKLVELIISQNLPDLKVPDFLDAMAKSSRGKSGTSGFGQRGGYGGRGGGFGGTGRGRGGGVFGGGGRGGDFGGSGNFGGSGGGGSFGGSGGGGGFGGVKPSGFGGSRNNAEPTSSGGGFGAPKAPTGFPSDNNDASEDAPAAGGFGFSTKAAQDAKKAEESATLGSSTFGTANNADEEPTETGADGNDDDEW, encoded by the exons atgTCGAGCTTTGGCAACAATGCCGGCGGAGGAGGTCGTGAATATCACGACGATCGTTCAAACCGTGATCATCGGCACGGAAATGGTGGATCGGATGCAGGACAAAGGCGCCGTGAAGATCATAACTCGAGTTATCAATCTTATCGTCGTCCAGATGGGAGACAGGATTCATACGGAG ATTCTCGCGATAACCACGGTGGAAGCCGCTATGGGGAACGGGATGATCGTGGCAACAACGGACGAAGTGCGGATAATCGCTACTCTCAAAGCAATTATAACTACGACAGCAACCGTGGTGGCCAACATTATCAGCGAGACAATCACGGATCAAAAGATGATCGTGGACCAATGAACCAATACAACGATCATGGTTCTAATCATAATTCCAATAGCAGAAACGACCAGTATCGTCAGGGATCTTACCAAGGCGATGGTCACTCCGGCTATCGCAGAGACGATGATCGTCGTCGTAACGACAATGACCAGGCTAGACCATATCAATCGAATAGAGATTCTGACAGAA actcacCACGCGACCACCACAACTACAACAGCCAAAGTTCTCCGCGAAGCCATCAGGGTGGACAAGATCGCTACAGTGCTCCAAAAGAAGACAATCAGCGACGCTACGACAACCACCAGGGAGGCCACGATTCCTACCGTGGTCAGAATTCTGGTGGCTACAGTGGAAATAACAGCGGAGAATACAGAAACGACTACCGCTCTCAACAAGATTCCCGCGATCATCGTTCTGGAGGCAATAACAGTTCCAGTGGTTTCAAAAACGATGGTGGATTTGGGGGCAATGACAATCGTGGATTCGGAAACAATGGCGGTGGCAGTTTTGGAAACCCGAACAACTCTTATCGAGGAAATTCCAATAATATCGGCGGATTCCACCGTAGCGATGGTAGTAATTCTGAAGGTGTCAATGCACCGGTAAGAGCCCCACGTGACTGGGTTCCAGTAACACGAGATATCGATGAGTTGGTTCGAGAAACTGCGGACCGTCTAGCAGATTGTGATGTAGGCCAAGATCGTGCTGTTGAGATTCGCAATGCCGAAAAAGATGTCCGTCTCACGTCATGGACGAATTCTGGTCTTCACCCAACAATACTCGAGACGCTGAAGCgtataaaatataataatgtTCGAACAATCCAAGGAGCAATGATTCCACAAGTTCTCGATGGCCACGACGTGTTGGGACAGGCGGAAACCAGCGCTGGAAAGACAGCGGCGTTCGGATTACCGattattgataaaattttgagaatggaTGAGGAGACTCGCAACAAGGCTCGTCAAGACGATGGACCACTTGCCCTCATTCTTGCTCCAACCCGTGAATTGGCAGCCCAAATTCACGAAGCTCTCCGTACATATTGCCAAAATACGGATATCATTGTTCTCTTATCATACGGACAGTCGGATCGTGCTCGATCGCTCAATGAAATCAGGAATGGATGTGATATTCTTATTGGAACCTGTGGCCGCATTATGGATTTCACCGTAAAAAGTCACATCAGTCTGTTGCATCTGAGGTTCCTCGTCTTCGATGAGGCAGATCGTCTTTTACAAGATATGAAAAAGGATCCATTGGGACATCTTGGAGCAATTATCAAAGACGCTGGCTTCATGGAGTCTGCTGCTACTCGACAAACTATCATGACATCAGCAACTTTTAACGCGAGTGTCATGACTGTCGCAAATGAACTGATGAAACGATTGCCTGGTCAAGATGAGATGATTAAAATCGTTCTAGCTAATGGACGCTTGAGCAAACGCGTTAACCTGGAGTTCTTCGAATGTAAGGGTCTTGCAGAGAAGAACGCGAAGCTCAGGGAGATTCTTAAACAGAACG ttaacgGTAAAACTCTCAAGacgataatttttgttcaaaagaaGGATCAATGCGATGCGTGTGCCGCAAAACTGACATCCGGAGGAATGCTAGCTCAAACTTTGCACGG TGATCGATCCCAAGACATGCGTGAAAAGTTGATCAATGACTTCAAAAGCAACCGAGTAAACTTGCTCGTCACCACTGATCTTTTATCGCGAGGAATTGATGTGTCAGATTTGGATCGAGTTATCAACTTTGACCTTCCTGACGGAGACCCTGATCAGGGAGCTGACACGTTCATTCATCGCGCTGGAAGAACTGGTAGAACTGGAAGAAAGGAAAATGGTCTCTGCGTTTCGTTTGTAGATCCTCAGTCTGATCGAGATAGTTTATTGGCACCGAAACTCGTCGAGCTTATTATATCGCAGAATCTCCCGGATCTCAAAGTTCCAGATTTCTTGGACGCGATGGCAAAATCCA GCCGTGGAAAGAGTGGAACTAGCGGTTTTGGTCAGCGAGGTGGATACGGAGGAAGAGGTGGAGGCTTCGGTGGCACTGGTAGAGGAAGAGGTGGTGGTGTCTTCGGTGGCGGAGGAAGAGGCGGAGACTTCGGAggttccggcaattttggtGGATCCGGCGGTGGTGGCAGTTTTGGAGGATCTGGTGGAGGCGGCGGCTTCGGAGGCGTAAAACCCAGCGGATTTGGCGGATCTAGAAACAATGCCGAGCCTACATCATCCGGGGGaggttttggtgctccaaaagcACCAACTGGATTCCCATCAGACAACAATGATGCATCTGAAGATGCACCAGCCGCCGGCGGTTTTGGCTTTTCTACGAAAGCTGCCCAAGATGCGAAAAAAGCTGAAGAGAGTGCCACTCTGGGAAGTTCAACATTTGGAACAGCTAATAATGCCGACGAGGAACCAACTGAAACCGGAG CCGATGGCAACGACGACGACGAGTGGTAA
- the mip-2 gene encoding HTH OST-type domain-containing protein (Confirmed by transcript evidence), whose protein sequence is MSEEEGKEKMNKMRKRIERDAYSVLLSFKDGASPKQVEQRMDDTLGYDYCSKYHLAGVYDMAQILIEHPDVRQTYEGKFKIIANEDNQDLVDLISKQSDGPRNKGSSKRGRRSSSSAGYHQRSMFGGELSRSPRYSSCRPRSYASFGKAASKKLFQNFGQPSRPFSVLSSSKASTSSAIQSFGTGNHDSTFGKSSGSNANPTNPPVAPSIQRPLMRPSTASSIPIFILRSGSRSPVKKHVQIKTSSSSSHMPTITEFMNNTKRMMVKELPASVHLSEMTELYEREFGAPVDPLLLFSKSWMLMAKTTFKEFLQVIDGEVSLREKWLADQGTTTKSVLELPSRKVEATTVAQLPISQGFRYQDPNSKPKADLASISKSLDGLTLNARKSKKEASKSDMMPFIPKNHREIVTKRFGNAPSSVKADSIVERVQSTSCIFGRQSVPSVLSISSSSTVVPEKLNEEGLKYDSKELLQLKALKKTDVMLVNVYASLKAFPQMIDARAKALMQQNLEVQRNMASRASLNVVAQVQRPSSSINLQRVRVNPNQCVKKVVPVRTLGQALAEVRRQREQVEQEAFNEQPEPSPSPRLGMGSSSHAASNVSDDGWGAQVVQKVEKSPPKPFTVLLPPMSKGAGVKIRPRSRVVLCHSSASSFPPSLNSDFSPNISQA, encoded by the exons atgtctgaagaAGAAggcaaagaaaaaatgaacaaaatgcGTAAGCGCATCGAACGGGACGCTTATAGTGTTCTTCTTTCTTTCAAAGATGGAGCCTCACCGAAGCAGGTCGAGCAAAGAATGGA cGACACATTAGGATATGACTACTGCTCGAAATATCACTTGGCTGGTGTTTACGACATGGCTCAAATTCTGATCGAGCATCCGGATGTACGGCAAACTTACGAGGGAAAATTCAAGATCAT CGCAAACGAGGACAATCAGGATCTTGTGGATTTGATCTCGAAGCAGAGCGACGGACCTAGGAATAAAGGTTCTTCAAAAAGAGGAAGACGTTCGTCATCTTCTGCTGGATATCATCAACGATCTATGTTTGGAGGAGAGCTGTCGAGATCGCCACGATATTCCAGTTGTCGCCCTCGTTCGTATGCTTCCTTTGGAAAAGCAGCGTCTAAAAAG ttattccAAAACTTCGGGCAACCTTCTCGTCCTTTCTCGGTGTTGTCGTCATCTAAAGCATCCACTTCCTCGGCAATCCAATCCTTCGGAACAGGAAATCATGATTCTACGTTTGGAAAGTCGAGTGGCTCAAATGCGAATCCAACAAATCCGCCTGTAGCTCCATCCATTCAGCGCCCTCTCATGCGCCCATCAACTGCGTCTTCGATTCCAATCTTCATTCTTCGTAGTGGAAGTCGATCACCTGTCAAGAAGCATGTGCAAATTAAAACATCTTCAAGCTCGTCTCATATGCCAACCATCACGGAGTTCATGAATAATACGAAGCGTATGATGGTGAAGGAGCTTCCAGCTTCTGTTCAC CTCTCCGAGATGACAGAACTCTATGAGAGGGAATTCGGTGCACCCGTAGATCCACTATTGTTGTTCAGCAAAAGCTGGATGCTTATGGCCAAGACAACATTCAAAGAGTTTCTACAAGTTATTGATGGAGAAGTTTCGTTGAGGGAAAAGTGGCTAGCTGATCAAGGAACAACAACCAAATCGGTGCTTGAGTTGCCTTCTCGCAAAGTTGAAGCTACAACTGTTGCTCAGCTACCAATATCACAAGGGTTTAGATACCAGGATCCTAACTCAAAGCCGAAAGCTGACCTGGCTTCAATCTCTAAGTCTCTGGACG GTCTTACTTTGAATGCCAGAAAGAGCAAAAAGGAAGCAAGCAAAAGTGACATGATGccatttattccaaaaaatcaccGAGAAATTGTCACAAAGAGATTCGGCAACGCTCCAAGCTCCGTGAAAGCTGATTCTATCGTTGAAAGAGTGCAGAGCACTTCTTGTATCTTCGGTCGACAATCAGTTCCATCAGTCCTTTCAATTTCCTCTTCTTCAACCGTTGTCCCGGAAAAGCTGAACGAAGAAGGCCTGAAATACGATTCAAAAGAGCTTCTGCAACTCAAAGCTTTGAAGAAGACTGATGTCATGTTAGTCAATGTTTATGCATCGCTGAAAGCTTTTCCACAAATGATTGATGCACGTGCGAAAGCTCTGATGCAACAAAATCTTGAAGTCCAAAGAAATATGGCAAGCCGTGCCAGCTTAAATGTTGTTGCTCAAGTGCAGCGCCCAAGTTCATCAATCAACCTTCAACGTGTCAGGGTAAATCCTAATCAATGTGTCAAGAAAGTGGTTCCAGTTAGAACCCTTGGACAGGCTCTCGCTGAAGTTAGGAGACAACGAGAACAG GTAGAGCAAGAAGCTTTCAATGAGCAGCCAGAACCTTCACCTTCACCTCGTCTCGGCATGGGCTCTTCTTCGCATGCAGCCAGCAATGTTTCAGATGATGGCTGGGGTGCTCAAGTCGTTCAGAAAGTCGAG aagagtcCACCCAAACCGTTTACCGTCTTGCTGCCACCAATGTCAAAAGGAGCGGGTGTGAAAATACGGCCTCGTTCTCGTGTTGTATTATGCCATTCGTCAGCGTCCTCGTTTCCACCGTCGCTGAACTCCGATTTCTCGCCGAACATCTCCCAGGCGTAG